Below is a genomic region from Fusobacterium canifelinum.
AATAGGGATAAATCCTTACTTAGAATTAAAAGAAAAAGATAATAAATTCTATATAAATGACAAATTAAGTGATGAAAATTTTGAAGAATATTTAGATAAATTTTTAAAAGAAAATAAACAAGAAAATAAATATGATTTACCTTTAATTTCAGGAGGAATAGTATATTTTTCTTATGATTATGGAAGAAAATTTGAAAATATAAAGACAAGACATAAGAAAGATGTTGATATACCAGAAGCAGTTATCAGATTTTACAAAACTTATATAATTGAAGATATTGAAAAGCAAGAAATATACATAAGTTACCAAGATAAAAAAGATTTTGATAATTTAATAAATATTTTAGAAAGTACTAAAATAGAAGAAGAAAATTTAGTAAAAAATAATAATCTTGCAGATTTTAAATCTAATTTTGAAAAAGATGAGTATTTAAAAGCTATTAAAAAGACTATTGACTATATTATTGAGGGAGATATCTACATAATGAACTTAACACAAAGACTTACGATAGAGAGCAAAAAATCTCCTTTACAAGTATTTTCATATTTAAGAAAATTTAATCCTGCACCTTTTGGAGCATATTTAGATTTTGATAATTTTGAAGTTGTAAGTGCCTCACCTGAAAGATTTATCAAAATGAAAGATAGACTTATAGAAACAAGACCTATTAAGGGGACAAGAAAAAGAGGAGTAACAGAAGAAGAAGATTTAGCTTTAAAGAATGAGTTAGCAAACTCTGAAAAAGATAAAAGTGAGCTTTTAATGATAGTTGATTTGGAAAGAAATGATTTAAATCGTATTTGTGAGCTAAAGTCAGTTGTTGTAGATGAACTTTTTGAAGTGGAAACTTATTCAACAGTTTTCCATTTAGTTTCAACAATAAGAGGAAAATTAAAAGAAGAATATAGTTTTGTAGATTTAATAAAAGCCACTTTCCCAGGAGGTTCAATCACAGGAGCACCTAAGATTAGAGCAATGGAAATAATAGATGAATTAGAAAATTCAAGAAGAGATTTATACACAGGTTCGATAGGCTATGTTTCATTTAATGGAGATTGTGATTTGAACATTGTTATAAGAACTGCTATCCATAAAGATGGTAAATACTATCTTGGTGTAGGCGGAGGAATTACCTGTGAATCTAAGTTGGACTTTGAATATGAAGAAACTTTACAAAAGGCAAAAGCTATTTTGGAGGCTATATGCTAATAGAACTAGATGAGGGATATAGCTTTGGTTTGGGACTGTTTGAAACTATTTTACTTTACAAGGGAAAGCCAGTTTTCTTAGATGAACATTTAGTAAGAATTAATAAGTCTATCATAGATTTGGGTTTAAATATAGATAAGTTAGAAAAAGATGAAGTGTTTCAATACTTAAATAAGAATAAAAATACTCTTGAATATGAAGTTTTAAAAATAGTCTTATCAGAAAAAAATAGATTATTCCTAAAAAGAGAATATACTTACACAGAAAAAGATTATCAAAGAGCTTTTAGCCTGAATATTTCAGAAGTTAGAAGAAATGAAAGTTCTATTTTTACTTTTCATAAAACTTTAAATTATGGGGATAATATTTTAGAGAAAAGAAAAAGTAAAAAATTAGCTTATGATGAGCCAATCTTTCTAAATAGTAAAAGTCAAATTACAGAAGGAGCTACAAGTAATATATTTGTAGTAGTTGGAGATAAAATTTATACTCCAAAATTATCTTGTGGGCTTTTAAATGGAATTGTCAGACAGTATATAATTTCAAATTATGATGTCATTGAAAGTGAAATAGACTTAGAATTTTTAAATAATGCTGATGAAATTTTTTTAACAAATTCCTTATTTGGGATTATGCCAGTTAATAATTTAGAGAAGAAAGTCTTTAAATCACAAAAAATAAGCAAAGAGATACTTAATAATTATAGGAGAGATTATGAAAAAAATTCTTGTTACAGGTTTTGACCCCTTTGGTGGAGAAAAAATAAATCCAGCATTGGAAGTCATAAAATTATTACCTAAAAAAATTGGCGAAAATGAGATTAAAATTTTAGAAATACCAACAGTATATAAAAAATCAATAGAAAGGATTGATAGAGAAATTGAAAATTATAATCCTGATTATATCCTTTCAATAGGACAAGCAGGAGGAAGAACAGATATTTCAATAGAAAGAGTTGCAATAAATATAGATGATTTTAGAATAAAAGATAATGAAAGAAATCAACCTATTGATGAAAAAATTTATTCTGATGGAGAGAATGCCTATTTTTCAACTCTGCCAATAAAAGCTATACAAAGTGAAATTACAAAAAATAATATT
It encodes:
- the pcp gene encoding pyroglutamyl-peptidase I; amino-acid sequence: MKKILVTGFDPFGGEKINPALEVIKLLPKKIGENEIKILEIPTVYKKSIERIDREIENYNPDYILSIGQAGGRTDISIERVAINIDDFRIKDNERNQPIDEKIYSDGENAYFSTLPIKAIQSEITKNNIPASISNTAGTFVCNHVFYGVRYLIEKKYKGKKSGFIHIPYLPEQVIGKADSPSMSLDNILKGITIAIETIFSVENDIKKIGGSIC
- a CDS encoding aminotransferase class IV produces the protein MLIELDEGYSFGLGLFETILLYKGKPVFLDEHLVRINKSIIDLGLNIDKLEKDEVFQYLNKNKNTLEYEVLKIVLSEKNRLFLKREYTYTEKDYQRAFSLNISEVRRNESSIFTFHKTLNYGDNILEKRKSKKLAYDEPIFLNSKSQITEGATSNIFVVVGDKIYTPKLSCGLLNGIVRQYIISNYDVIESEIDLEFLNNADEIFLTNSLFGIMPVNNLEKKVFKSQKISKEILNNYRRDYEKNSCYRF
- the pabB gene encoding aminodeoxychorismate synthase component I; protein product: MEIEVKKIEKYIDIYNIFRILMSQDNFKDNKISFLDSSLKNKYGKYSIIGINPYLELKEKDNKFYINDKLSDENFEEYLDKFLKENKQENKYDLPLISGGIVYFSYDYGRKFENIKTRHKKDVDIPEAVIRFYKTYIIEDIEKQEIYISYQDKKDFDNLINILESTKIEEENLVKNNNLADFKSNFEKDEYLKAIKKTIDYIIEGDIYIMNLTQRLTIESKKSPLQVFSYLRKFNPAPFGAYLDFDNFEVVSASPERFIKMKDRLIETRPIKGTRKRGVTEEEDLALKNELANSEKDKSELLMIVDLERNDLNRICELKSVVVDELFEVETYSTVFHLVSTIRGKLKEEYSFVDLIKATFPGGSITGAPKIRAMEIIDELENSRRDLYTGSIGYVSFNGDCDLNIVIRTAIHKDGKYYLGVGGGITCESKLDFEYEETLQKAKAILEAIC